A single genomic interval of Rhizobium leguminosarum bv. trifolii WSM1325 harbors:
- a CDS encoding molybdate ABC transporter, ATPase subunit (KEGG: ret:RHE_CH04073 molybdenum ABC transporter, ATP-binding protein~TIGRFAM: molybdate ABC transporter, ATPase subunit~PFAM: ABC transporter related; TOBE domain protein~SMART: AAA ATPase): MTLIVEAKQRLGAFSLDAAFTSERGVTALFGRSGSGKTSMIRIIAGLARPDQGRVVLDGEPLTETATGIFVPKHRRRFGYVFQEARLFPHLSVRANLFYGRWFAARTARGESFDHIVDLLGIEALLERSPSKLSGGEKQRVAIGRALLSSPRLLLMDEPLAALDELRKAEILPHLERLRDETDIPIVYVSHSIAEVARLANQVVVMRDGKVEATGPAVDILSRPSTISDRREAGALLEGTVESFDVSHRLSTVALKSCQLHIPGAALAPGKSVRIRIPSRDVMLATARPEGLSALNILEARIEGISSTEDGTVEIRLDCGGDIILSRITTLSCERLDLRPGRAVFAVIKTVALEA, translated from the coding sequence ATGACGCTGATCGTCGAGGCAAAACAGCGGCTCGGCGCCTTTTCGCTCGATGCCGCCTTCACCTCCGAACGTGGCGTCACCGCGCTGTTCGGCCGCTCCGGCTCCGGCAAGACCTCGATGATCCGCATCATCGCCGGCCTTGCCCGCCCGGACCAAGGCCGCGTCGTCCTCGACGGCGAGCCCCTGACCGAAACCGCAACCGGCATCTTCGTCCCGAAACATCGCCGCCGCTTCGGGTATGTCTTCCAGGAAGCGCGGCTTTTCCCACATCTCAGCGTTCGCGCCAATCTGTTCTACGGGCGATGGTTCGCGGCGAGAACGGCGCGCGGCGAGAGCTTCGACCACATCGTCGACCTGCTCGGCATCGAGGCGCTGCTGGAGCGCAGCCCCTCGAAACTCTCAGGCGGCGAGAAGCAGCGCGTCGCCATCGGCCGCGCGCTTCTCTCCTCGCCGCGCCTGCTGTTGATGGACGAGCCGCTCGCCGCCCTCGATGAGCTGCGTAAGGCCGAGATCCTGCCTCATCTCGAGCGGTTGCGCGACGAGACCGACATCCCGATCGTCTATGTCAGCCACTCGATCGCCGAGGTGGCGCGGCTGGCAAACCAGGTCGTCGTCATGCGTGACGGCAAGGTGGAAGCGACAGGCCCCGCCGTCGACATATTGAGCCGCCCCTCCACCATCTCCGACCGGCGCGAGGCCGGCGCACTGCTGGAAGGCACAGTGGAAAGCTTCGATGTGAGTCATCGTCTATCGACGGTGGCGCTGAAATCCTGTCAGCTCCATATTCCGGGCGCTGCCCTTGCGCCCGGCAAATCGGTCCGCATCCGCATTCCCTCCCGCGATGTCATGCTGGCGACCGCAAGACCCGAGGGGCTCAGCGCGCTGAATATCCTGGAAGCAAGGATAGAGGGGATCTCGTCGACCGAGGACGGAACGGTGGAAATCCGGCTCGATTGCGGCGGCGATATCATTCTTTCCCGGATCACGACGCTGTCCTGCGAGCGTCTGGATCTTCGACCGGGAAGGGCGGTCTTCGCCGTCATCAAGACAGTTGCCCTGGAGGCCTGA
- a CDS encoding Peptidase M23 (PFAM: Peptidase M23~KEGG: rec:RHECIAT_CH0004367 putative metalloendopeptidase protein), which translates to MILPAIAAGVGVAVIVVSANPFIVRAQDAAPEAAQSAPQPAAEPPPPPDPAAELAAKRDQTRAELETLSKTISLSTDKVSALQQSIADLEKSTESVRQALIDSAARRKALEKQILESEKKLADLGVKEDGIRRSLHERRGLLAEVLAALQRMGRNPPPALLVTPDDALASVRSAILLGAVVPGIRKETDKLAADLASLAALQTASAAEKASLTGTMTDGIEEERRMDLLLAENDKLSRSNAAELGAERKRSEELAGKATSLEGLVASMESEIASVRDAAAAARLAEENRKLMTDEQRAQAKALADSGVPDKNRIAPAYPFGELKAKLEVPVTGDILRQFGDADGTGHEAMGMTVATNPETVVTAPADGLVVFAGAFRSYGQMIILDTGDGYHLVLSGMDTINTRQGKFVFSGEPLAVMGAKRVASATALALETNRPTLYIEFRKDGKPVDSRPWWTAKDTGKARNDS; encoded by the coding sequence ATGATCCTGCCGGCTATCGCGGCCGGCGTCGGTGTGGCGGTGATTGTCGTGTCGGCAAATCCGTTCATCGTCCGGGCGCAGGATGCCGCGCCCGAGGCGGCACAATCCGCACCGCAGCCGGCAGCCGAGCCGCCGCCGCCGCCCGATCCGGCGGCCGAACTTGCCGCCAAGCGTGATCAGACCCGTGCCGAACTCGAAACCCTGTCGAAGACGATCAGCCTCTCCACCGACAAGGTGAGCGCGCTTCAGCAGAGCATCGCCGATCTGGAAAAGAGCACGGAAAGCGTCCGCCAGGCACTGATCGATTCCGCTGCCCGCCGCAAGGCGCTCGAAAAGCAGATCCTCGAAAGCGAGAAGAAGCTTGCCGATCTCGGCGTCAAGGAGGATGGCATCCGCCGTTCCCTGCACGAGCGCCGCGGCTTGTTGGCCGAGGTGCTGGCAGCACTCCAGCGCATGGGCCGCAACCCGCCGCCCGCTTTGCTCGTCACCCCTGATGACGCGCTGGCCTCCGTGCGCAGCGCCATTCTGCTCGGCGCCGTCGTGCCCGGCATCCGCAAGGAGACCGATAAGCTTGCCGCAGACCTCGCAAGCCTTGCCGCATTGCAGACCGCAAGTGCTGCCGAGAAGGCCTCGCTGACCGGGACGATGACTGATGGCATCGAGGAAGAGCGGCGCATGGACCTGCTGCTTGCCGAAAACGACAAGCTCAGCCGCAGCAACGCCGCCGAACTCGGGGCCGAAAGGAAACGTTCCGAGGAACTGGCAGGCAAGGCGACCAGCCTCGAAGGCCTCGTCGCCTCGATGGAATCCGAGATCGCTTCGGTGCGGGATGCCGCCGCTGCCGCCCGCCTGGCCGAGGAGAACCGCAAGCTTATGACGGACGAGCAGCGCGCCCAGGCCAAGGCGCTTGCCGACAGCGGCGTGCCCGATAAAAACCGCATTGCGCCCGCATATCCCTTCGGAGAATTGAAGGCGAAATTGGAGGTGCCCGTTACGGGTGATATCCTGCGCCAGTTCGGCGACGCCGACGGCACCGGGCACGAGGCCATGGGAATGACGGTCGCCACCAATCCAGAGACAGTGGTGACGGCGCCTGCGGATGGTCTGGTGGTTTTCGCCGGCGCATTCCGCAGTTACGGCCAGATGATCATCCTCGACACGGGTGATGGATACCACCTGGTTCTCTCGGGAATGGATACGATCAATACCCGTCAGGGAAAATTCGTTTTCTCCGGCGAGCCGCTTGCCGTGATGGGCGCGAAAAGAGTGGCAAGCGCAACTGCATTGGCGCTGGAAACGAACCGGCCAACGCTTTACATTGAATTTCGAAAGGACGGTAAACCGGTCGATTCCCGGCCGTGGTGGACCGCCAAAGACACTGGAAAGGCACGCAATGATTCGTAG
- a CDS encoding NUDIX hydrolase (PFAM: NUDIX hydrolase~KEGG: rec:RHECIAT_CH0004370 nucleoside polyphosphate hydrolase protein), protein MSQATVKAEDLPYRPCVGVMILNRDGLVWAGRRIADGNSEYDGSPQLWQMPQGGIDKGEDPLDAAYRELYEETGMKTVTLLAGARDWINYDLPPALIGIGLRGKFRGQTQRWFAFRFDGDDSEIAINPPPGGHEPEFDAWEWKPMRQLPGLIVPFKRAVYDQVVAEFQHLAALQSED, encoded by the coding sequence ATGAGCCAGGCGACCGTGAAAGCCGAGGATCTGCCCTACCGCCCCTGCGTTGGCGTGATGATCCTGAACCGCGATGGCCTCGTCTGGGCAGGACGGCGCATCGCCGACGGCAATTCCGAATATGACGGCTCGCCGCAGCTCTGGCAGATGCCGCAGGGGGGCATCGACAAGGGCGAGGATCCATTGGACGCTGCCTACCGCGAGCTTTACGAGGAGACCGGTATGAAGACGGTGACCCTGCTTGCCGGAGCGAGAGACTGGATCAACTATGATTTGCCGCCGGCACTGATCGGCATCGGGCTCAGGGGGAAGTTCCGCGGCCAGACACAGCGCTGGTTCGCCTTCCGCTTCGATGGCGACGACAGCGAGATCGCCATCAATCCGCCGCCTGGCGGCCATGAGCCGGAATTCGATGCCTGGGAATGGAAGCCGATGCGGCAGCTGCCGGGGCTGATCGTGCCCTTCAAGCGCGCCGTCTATGACCAGGTGGTGGCCGAGTTCCAGCATCTGGCAGCACTACAATCGGAAGACTGA
- a CDS encoding protein of unknown function DUF163 (PFAM: protein of unknown function DUF163~KEGG: rec:RHECIAT_CH0004366 hypothetical protein), producing the protein MRIGLFAVGRLKSGPEKDLAARYFDRFAKAGPAVGLELTRVAEVAESRASNAETRKREEAAMLLKSLADGSILILLDERGKALDSESFANLLGSYRDQGKRELTIAIGGADGLDPSLYDRADATLCLGKMTWPHQLVRTLIAEQLYRAVTILSGHPYHRV; encoded by the coding sequence ATGCGAATAGGTCTTTTTGCGGTGGGACGGCTGAAGTCCGGCCCAGAAAAGGATCTTGCCGCCCGTTATTTCGACCGTTTCGCCAAGGCCGGCCCTGCCGTCGGCCTCGAATTGACCCGCGTTGCCGAAGTTGCCGAAAGCCGGGCCTCCAATGCGGAGACCCGCAAGCGCGAAGAGGCGGCGATGCTTCTGAAATCGCTTGCCGATGGCAGCATCCTCATTCTTCTCGATGAACGCGGCAAAGCGCTCGACAGCGAATCCTTTGCAAACCTGCTCGGCTCCTATCGCGACCAGGGCAAACGCGAGCTGACCATCGCGATCGGCGGCGCCGACGGCCTCGATCCCTCGCTTTACGACCGTGCCGACGCGACGCTGTGCCTGGGTAAGATGACTTGGCCGCACCAACTCGTGCGCACGCTGATCGCCGAGCAGCTCTATCGTGCCGTCACCATCCTGTCCGGTCACCCCTATCACCGCGTCTGA
- a CDS encoding conserved hypothetical protein (KEGG: rec:RHECIAT_CH0004372 hypothetical protein), producing the protein MHGGLTVHRCLTLWDSNFFLTATIFFSRKHDQCHVWNEDVLVCSCNYITDKEIREVITNLLDEDCWQLIVPAKVYHAMEKRGRCCGCFPNVVDIIIQTTEEYHARRHSTETEIFDFMSRLKQFHEENRRADIERRQKGHRAA; encoded by the coding sequence ATGCATGGAGGCCTCACCGTACATCGCTGTTTGACGCTGTGGGACTCGAATTTTTTCTTGACAGCCACCATCTTCTTTAGCAGAAAACACGATCAGTGTCATGTTTGGAATGAAGACGTGCTTGTCTGCAGCTGCAATTATATAACCGATAAGGAAATCCGGGAGGTTATCACCAACCTTCTCGATGAAGACTGTTGGCAGCTCATCGTGCCTGCGAAAGTCTACCACGCCATGGAAAAACGCGGCCGCTGCTGCGGCTGTTTCCCCAACGTCGTCGACATCATTATCCAGACAACCGAGGAATATCACGCCCGTCGCCACTCGACGGAGACCGAAATATTTGATTTCATGTCCCGCTTGAAACAATTCCATGAGGAAAACAGGAGAGCGGACATTGAAAGGCGACAAAAAGGTCATCGAGCGGCTTAA
- a CDS encoding carboxyl-terminal protease (KEGG: rec:RHECIAT_CH0004368 C-terminal processing peptidase protein~TIGRFAM: carboxyl-terminal protease~PFAM: peptidase S41; PDZ/DHR/GLGF domain protein~SMART: peptidase S41; PDZ/DHR/GLGF domain protein) has protein sequence MIRRASLVLVGALVGATAMSVIYSAGVPAEAAGSSTYKELSVFGDVFERVRAQYVTPPAEDKLIENAINGMLSSLDPHSSYMNAKDAEDMRTQTKGEFGGLGIEVTMEDELVKVITPIDDTPAAKAGVLAGDYISEIDGQSVRGLKLEDAVEKMRGAVNTPIKLTLIRKGADKPIELTIVRDVVAVQAVKSRVEDDVGYLRIISFTEKTYPDMEKAIKKIKDTVPADKLKGYVLDLRLNPGGLLDQAINVSDALLQRGEVVSTRGRNPDETRRFNAGPGDLTDGKPVIVLINGGSASASEIVAGALQDLRRATVLGTRSFGKGSVQTIIPLGENGALRLTTALYYTPSGRSIQGTGITPDIKVEEPLPQELQGKMVTEGESSLRGHIKGQSETDEGSGSVAYVPPDPKDDVQLNYALDLLRGKKTDPAFPPNPDKAVVAK, from the coding sequence ATGATTCGTAGGGCTTCTCTTGTTCTGGTCGGCGCATTGGTGGGTGCGACCGCAATGAGCGTCATTTACTCGGCGGGTGTGCCGGCAGAAGCGGCCGGATCCTCGACCTACAAGGAACTTTCGGTTTTCGGAGATGTCTTCGAGCGTGTGCGTGCGCAATATGTGACACCGCCTGCGGAAGACAAGCTGATCGAGAACGCCATCAACGGTATGCTCTCCTCGCTCGATCCGCATTCGAGCTACATGAATGCGAAGGACGCCGAGGACATGCGCACCCAGACCAAGGGTGAGTTCGGCGGCCTCGGCATCGAAGTCACGATGGAAGACGAACTCGTCAAGGTCATTACCCCGATTGACGATACGCCCGCCGCCAAGGCCGGTGTTCTCGCCGGCGACTACATCTCCGAGATCGACGGCCAATCCGTGCGCGGCCTGAAGCTGGAAGACGCAGTCGAGAAGATGCGCGGCGCCGTCAACACGCCGATCAAGCTGACGCTGATCCGCAAGGGTGCCGACAAGCCGATCGAGCTGACGATCGTCCGTGACGTCGTCGCCGTCCAGGCAGTCAAGTCGCGTGTCGAGGACGATGTCGGTTATCTCCGCATCATCTCCTTCACCGAGAAGACCTATCCTGACATGGAAAAGGCGATCAAGAAGATCAAGGACACCGTTCCGGCCGACAAGCTGAAGGGTTATGTTCTCGACCTGCGCCTCAATCCGGGCGGTCTGCTCGACCAGGCGATCAACGTCTCCGATGCCCTGCTGCAGCGCGGCGAAGTCGTTTCGACCCGCGGCCGCAATCCGGATGAAACCCGCCGCTTCAATGCCGGCCCGGGCGACCTGACGGATGGCAAGCCGGTGATCGTGCTGATCAACGGCGGTTCGGCTTCCGCATCGGAAATCGTCGCCGGCGCTCTTCAGGATCTGCGCCGTGCCACCGTTCTCGGTACGCGCTCCTTCGGCAAGGGCTCCGTCCAGACGATCATCCCGCTCGGCGAAAACGGCGCGCTGCGCCTGACCACAGCGCTCTACTACACGCCGTCGGGCCGCTCGATCCAGGGCACCGGCATCACCCCCGACATCAAGGTCGAGGAGCCGCTGCCGCAGGAACTGCAGGGCAAGATGGTGACCGAAGGCGAATCCAGCCTGCGCGGCCACATCAAGGGCCAAAGCGAGACGGACGAAGGTTCGGGCTCCGTTGCCTACGTCCCGCCGGACCCGAAGGACGACGTTCAGCTGAATTACGCGCTCGACCTCCTGCGCGGCAAGAAGACCGATCCGGCCTTCCCGCCGAATCCTGACAAGGCCGTCGTCGCCAAGTAA
- a CDS encoding iojap-like protein (TIGRFAM: iojap-like protein~PFAM: Iojap-related protein~KEGG: rec:RHECIAT_CH0004365 hypothetical protein) → MCIVCHSRKGKALTTVHAKGKTFAVIPKSAERGADAAARALETVLASLEDSKAEDIVTIDIAGKSALGDYMIVVSGRSNRHVMAISDHLLTDLKDDGLGTARVEGQEGGDWVLIDTGDIIVHVFRPEIREFYNIEKMWAAPDMDEETRH, encoded by the coding sequence TTGTGCATAGTTTGTCATTCCAGGAAAGGGAAAGCACTGACAACAGTACACGCCAAGGGAAAAACGTTCGCCGTTATCCCGAAGAGTGCGGAACGTGGCGCCGATGCCGCCGCCCGTGCCCTAGAAACCGTCCTCGCCAGCCTCGAGGACTCCAAAGCTGAAGATATCGTCACCATCGACATTGCCGGAAAATCGGCGCTGGGAGACTACATGATCGTCGTCTCCGGCCGCTCGAACAGGCATGTCATGGCGATCTCGGATCACCTGCTCACCGACCTCAAGGACGACGGCCTCGGTACGGCCCGCGTCGAAGGTCAGGAAGGCGGCGATTGGGTCCTGATCGACACCGGTGACATTATCGTGCATGTGTTCCGTCCCGAAATCCGCGAGTTCTACAACATCGAAAAGATGTGGGCGGCTCCGGATATGGATGAAGAAACACGGCACTGA
- a CDS encoding protein of unknown function DUF610 YibQ (PFAM: protein of unknown function DUF610 YibQ~KEGG: rec:RHECIAT_CH0004369 hypothetical protein), with protein sequence MGTDLHTPLGRNRKTGRKRPGFLRLGRIAASLCLFAIGGFSLYTAFRGDGLERTKPPAAEQAAPPPANTPQPPTATTGQTADGMPRADPRSGANVEQMVTGDGSVVTKYSPRPRDGGGPVLVDAMQIGQDPRMAAQPNDALLEETPFGRLPIVGPDGRRPMDQYARPSSGARGVRIAIVVSGLGLSQTGTQRAIAELPEEITFAFAASGNSLQRWMQEARRGGHEILLQVPLEPFDYPANDPGPETLLTTKPAARNIENLHKAMGEITNYTGVMNYLGGRFLSDPAAMEPVMRDIGKRGLLFLDDGTSAQSKTAAIAKGTELPYAFADLQLDGQLDINAVLKKLDELERIARKNGQAIGVASAFDESVDAIAKWSEEAAMRGIEIVGVAALSNDPRNP encoded by the coding sequence TTGGGAACGGACCTGCATACGCCTCTGGGCCGCAACCGCAAAACCGGCCGCAAGCGTCCGGGTTTTCTGCGCCTTGGCCGCATCGCCGCCAGTCTTTGCCTTTTCGCCATAGGCGGCTTTTCCCTCTATACGGCGTTTCGCGGTGATGGGCTCGAACGCACCAAACCGCCGGCGGCCGAACAAGCCGCACCCCCCCCTGCCAATACGCCTCAGCCGCCGACGGCCACCACGGGCCAAACTGCTGACGGCATGCCCCGCGCCGACCCGCGCTCGGGCGCCAATGTCGAGCAGATGGTCACCGGCGACGGCTCGGTCGTCACCAAATACAGTCCCCGCCCGCGTGACGGCGGCGGGCCGGTGCTGGTCGACGCCATGCAGATCGGCCAGGATCCGCGCATGGCAGCCCAACCCAATGATGCGCTGCTCGAAGAGACGCCTTTTGGCAGGCTGCCTATCGTCGGCCCGGATGGCCGGCGGCCGATGGATCAATATGCGCGTCCTTCGTCCGGCGCGCGCGGCGTCCGCATCGCCATCGTCGTCAGCGGCCTCGGGCTCAGCCAGACCGGAACGCAGCGCGCCATCGCGGAGCTTCCGGAGGAGATCACCTTCGCTTTTGCTGCAAGCGGCAACAGCCTGCAGCGCTGGATGCAGGAAGCCCGCCGCGGCGGTCACGAAATCCTCCTCCAGGTGCCGCTCGAACCCTTTGATTACCCGGCGAACGATCCGGGCCCCGAAACGCTGCTGACCACGAAACCTGCCGCCCGCAACATCGAAAACCTGCACAAGGCGATGGGCGAGATCACCAACTATACCGGCGTCATGAATTATCTCGGCGGCCGTTTCCTGTCCGATCCCGCCGCCATGGAACCTGTCATGCGCGACATCGGCAAGCGCGGGTTGCTGTTTCTCGACGACGGCACTTCGGCGCAGTCGAAGACGGCGGCAATCGCCAAGGGAACCGAACTGCCCTATGCCTTCGCCGACCTGCAGCTCGACGGCCAGCTTGATATCAATGCCGTCCTGAAGAAGCTCGACGAACTCGAGCGCATCGCCCGCAAGAACGGTCAGGCGATCGGCGTCGCCTCGGCTTTCGATGAGAGCGTTGACGCCATCGCCAAATGGAGCGAGGAGGCCGCGATGCGCGGCATCGAGATTGTCGGCGTTGCCGCCCTTTCCAACGACCCCCGGAATCCTTGA
- a CDS encoding bacterioferritin (TIGRFAM: bacterioferritin~PFAM: Ferritin Dps family protein~KEGG: ret:RHE_CH04081 bacterioferritin protein), translated as MKGDKKVIERLNEALFLELGAVNQYWVHYRLLEDWGYTKLAKKERAESIEEMHHADRLVARIIFLEGHPNLQTLAPLRIGQNVKEVLEADLAGEYDARAAYKKSRDICHDAGDYVSMKLFEELLADEEGHIDFLETQIDLLGKIGESKYGQLNADSANEAE; from the coding sequence TTGAAAGGCGACAAAAAGGTCATCGAGCGGCTTAACGAGGCATTGTTCCTCGAACTCGGTGCGGTCAACCAATACTGGGTTCATTATCGTCTTCTTGAGGACTGGGGCTATACCAAGCTCGCCAAGAAGGAGCGCGCCGAATCCATCGAAGAGATGCACCATGCCGACCGGCTTGTTGCACGCATCATCTTCCTCGAAGGCCATCCCAATCTGCAGACCCTTGCACCTCTGCGCATCGGCCAGAACGTCAAGGAAGTTCTGGAAGCCGATCTTGCCGGCGAGTACGACGCTCGCGCGGCCTACAAAAAGTCGCGCGATATCTGTCATGACGCCGGCGACTACGTTTCCATGAAACTTTTCGAGGAGCTGCTGGCGGACGAGGAAGGTCATATCGACTTCCTCGAAACACAGATCGACCTGCTCGGGAAAATCGGCGAGAGCAAATACGGCCAGCTCAACGCCGATTCCGCCAACGAAGCCGAATAA
- a CDS encoding putative transcriptional regulator, ModE family (PFAM: regulatory protein LysR~KEGG: ret:RHE_CH04074 molybdenum-binding transcriptional regulator-repressor protein (molybdenum transport associatedprotein)) — MTDSAAKTLVPVLRISFPDEDRLGHGKMELLEHIRQTGSISAAGRAMDMSYRRAWLLVSEMNRMFNEQVVESQRGGQKGGGAVLTPFGEELLERFRRMEKTVRTSLAEDLAWLEAKRNMQQGERN; from the coding sequence ATGACCGACTCAGCCGCAAAAACACTCGTGCCCGTTCTGCGAATCAGCTTCCCGGATGAGGATCGTCTCGGCCATGGCAAGATGGAACTGCTGGAGCATATCCGCCAGACCGGATCGATCTCGGCGGCCGGGCGGGCGATGGACATGTCCTATCGGCGGGCATGGCTGCTGGTCAGCGAGATGAACCGGATGTTTAACGAACAGGTGGTGGAATCGCAGCGCGGCGGGCAGAAGGGCGGCGGTGCGGTGCTGACGCCGTTCGGCGAGGAACTGCTCGAGCGTTTCCGTCGGATGGAAAAGACGGTGCGGACCAGCCTTGCTGAGGACCTCGCCTGGCTCGAGGCCAAGCGCAACATGCAGCAGGGCGAGCGCAACTGA